The sequence below is a genomic window from Cucumis melo cultivar AY chromosome 5, USDA_Cmelo_AY_1.0, whole genome shotgun sequence.
GGTAGCCTTTACTGTATGTAATTATGAATCGATGCATGTGAGCATGTGGGAAGGGAGAGACATGAAAGGGGTATTCTTTCCAGATGATTGTTATTTATCTTTTCAGCATTTATTTAATCTATACTTTTTCTCCGTCACATCAATTAGTAACTTTTTCTTGCTTGTAGATTTCTATTTGGCATCTGCTTCTGCAATGGATGGAAGCTCTCCCCAGAACGCAAAATCTCCTATTCCTGTTGTGCCAACTAAAGCACCAGATAATGACCAACATTTTCTCTTGTACTTCATTGCCGGTATCTATTTTGGGCCTAACCTCAAAGGCAAACCAGCACCGAAGTCTGCTCTACAGAGACTTGCTGAGGAATTGCCTCCCTATACTTCTGATCAACTTGCTGGCTCGCTCATGAAGATGGTGGAAGTAGAGCGcatattttattatgttttgagGAAGGCTGATGAATCTCTTATTATGAAGAGGTCTTTATTGCATCAATTCTTCCAAGGAAAATTTCCTGCACAAGGACGAGATATTAGTTCTCCTCAGTTTCCTGATCTTTTTCCACTTGAATTACATCCTCATACTCGGTCCAAGAATTGGTATAGATATATCGAGAACCTTTTGTTTATCAACAACCCAGAAGTCTACTACCTGAATCCGGAAGATGTTGAAAGGTTTAAGAGGCTAACAGGACTGGATGACTTCTTTTTGGATAGAGATGCAGCCATATCACACAATTCGTCAGCTCGTAAAGCTTCACTCAATGTTGAAGCTACAGAGAATAGATCGAATAAAGAGTTCTCTCCTCTTAAGGATGATCAGCAACATGACTTAGTTACTTCACCTGTTCGTAGTGTTCCATATAATGGTAATTTGACACCTCCACATACCAATTCCGACTCTAATCTTTTGGAGAAGAAATTTGGTCCAGCAATGCTATTTCTTCCCAGACAACCATCTGAAGAAGATTGGGCAAATCTAGTGGCTGCTACAAATTCAGGATTTGCATTGACTGGAACTGCAGCAATGGGACACGTTGGACCAATAATTGGATCAATGGACATTGGGGAATGTGAAGACTCGTACTTGTTTCGTGTGTCTCTTCCAGGCGTTAAAAGAGATCCATGTAAGTTGcttttgtttaatatatttcAATGATCTGAATATTACgtattagtttttctttttataaaaaagggAAACAAAACTAATGCTCATAGATACAAAAAATAGGCTAGCAACTGAAACTTAAAAACAAGGAATCATAAAATAACAAAGCAAAAGTTCCGAAACTAGAAGCTGAATCTATTACCGCAACCACTCAGATTATCCCAGAGTATTCTGAGTTATAGTTATATATTTGTATACACTAAAAATAAAGGATATTAGTAAGAACAATATAGTTTAGCCGCGATGATATTGGTTACATACATCACTCATTGCAGATAAGGTTTTGTAATCATAAATATATGTTTCTTTAATTTCTAAACTTCAGAAAGGTTCAATTACATTCCTTTAACTTTGAATTCAATTCATTTTACTATGGTAATGAAATGTTGATATGACATACTACGAGTTAAATACAGGGAGGATTCGACATGATTTTGATAAACAAACGATGGAAACAATTGTTTCTATCAGGTTGATAGATGGAATGAATGTCACTTTAGTTTGTCTAAGCTATCCGTGTGTTCAATATCTACCAGATTATGACCATTTAG
It includes:
- the LOC103495173 gene encoding increased DNA methylation 2, whose amino-acid sequence is MDGSSPQNAKSPIPVVPTKAPDNDQHFLLYFIAGIYFGPNLKGKPAPKSALQRLAEELPPYTSDQLAGSLMKMVEVERIFYYVLRKADESLIMKRSLLHQFFQGKFPAQGRDISSPQFPDLFPLELHPHTRSKNWYRYIENLLFINNPEVYYLNPEDVERFKRLTGLDDFFLDRDAAISHNSSARKASLNVEATENRSNKEFSPLKDDQQHDLVTSPVRSVPYNGNLTPPHTNSDSNLLEKKFGPAMLFLPRQPSEEDWANLVAATNSGFALTGTAAMGHVGPIIGSMDIGECEDSYLFRVSLPGVKRDPCGFNCEVEKDGRVVIQGVTTTGERTVKKHSQVFEMVTHNLCPPGEFSLSFQLPGPVDPQHFLANFDIAGILEGVVMKDLQS